One genomic segment of Aliarcobacter cibarius includes these proteins:
- the pdxH gene encoding pyridoxamine 5'-phosphate oxidase, whose amino-acid sequence MDISDIRGKYTTKNLDINDLNKNPFKQFEIWFNDAMNENLLEPNAFTLATVGNEMMPSVRTVLLKYFSEKGFVFFTNYDSKKAKQIDQNPKVAALFTWLPLERQIKIEGSVEKISKAESLKYFLSRPKGSQLGAWVSRQSEVISSRALLEQKFEEMKNKFLNKEIPFPSFWGGYIIKPIRIEFWQGGEDRLHDRFLYEFKEDNSWEIKRLAP is encoded by the coding sequence TTGGATATTTCAGATATTAGAGGAAAATACACTACAAAAAATCTTGATATTAATGATTTAAATAAAAATCCTTTCAAGCAATTTGAAATTTGGTTTAATGATGCGATGAATGAAAATTTATTGGAACCAAACGCTTTTACACTTGCAACGGTTGGAAATGAAATGATGCCTAGTGTAAGAACTGTATTATTAAAATATTTTAGTGAAAAAGGATTTGTATTTTTTACAAACTATGATAGTAAAAAAGCAAAACAAATAGATCAAAACCCAAAAGTAGCAGCTTTATTTACATGGCTTCCTCTTGAAAGACAAATTAAAATAGAAGGTAGTGTTGAAAAAATATCAAAAGCTGAATCTTTAAAATATTTTTTAAGTCGACCAAAAGGTAGCCAACTTGGAGCTTGGGTTTCTAGACAAAGTGAAGTTATAAGTTCAAGAGCTTTGTTAGAACAAAAATTTGAAGAAATGAAAAATAAATTTTTAAATAAAGAGATTCCTTTTCCATCTTTTTGGGGTGGATACATTATAAAACCTATAAGAATTGAGTTTTGGCAAGGTGGGGAAGATAGACTTCACGATAGATTTTTATATGAATTTAAAGAAGATAATTCTTGGGAAATTAAAAGATTAGCGCCCTAA
- a CDS encoding bifunctional diguanylate cyclase/phosphodiesterase has protein sequence MPNFELEELIKELKRENYILKQYYKAAEETNIVSKGDLQGNITYANDKFVEVSQYIKEEVMGKSHSLLKGEESKEKFDDLWETIKSKKSWKGLLRNRKKDGSFYFVDNVITPILNEDGTIFEYISFRHEVTDLVEKTEKLERALREDIVTKISNRFKLLEDITAFSKPSIAIIDIVNFSLINDLYSHKKGDKLLQTIAKRLKKELINYKNYSVYRVHSDEFAILGNFEDREDFIKNIKNILKSVTKEPIKLRDKNIYVDFKYVFSFEDKKYLLESANMIKKHSQKFKYEIIYSKDLQLEKFYENNRIWAVRIKNALNDDRIVPFYQAIYNTKTKKIEKYECLVRLIEKDGKVYSPFYFLDIAKKSRQYLLITKKVIEKSFEYFKDKDFEFSINLTLEDIIDKNMREFILKKLHEYNIGHKVVFEIVESEEIVDFDEINEFIANVRELGCKIAIDDFGSGYSNFAYLIKLKADYINPDYAIEEAIKYLFITKSYRFSL, from the coding sequence TTGCCTAATTTTGAGCTTGAAGAGTTAATAAAAGAATTAAAAAGAGAAAATTATATTTTAAAACAATATTATAAAGCTGCAGAAGAAACAAATATAGTATCAAAGGGTGATTTACAAGGAAACATAACTTATGCAAATGATAAATTTGTTGAAGTTTCTCAATATATTAAAGAAGAAGTTATGGGGAAATCTCATAGCCTTTTAAAAGGTGAAGAAAGTAAAGAAAAATTTGACGATCTTTGGGAAACTATTAAAAGCAAAAAAAGTTGGAAAGGATTACTTAGAAATAGAAAAAAAGATGGTTCTTTTTATTTTGTAGATAATGTAATAACACCAATTTTAAATGAAGATGGAACTATTTTTGAGTACATATCATTTAGACATGAAGTAACTGACTTAGTGGAAAAAACAGAAAAATTAGAGAGGGCTTTAAGAGAAGATATTGTTACAAAAATTTCAAATAGATTTAAACTATTGGAAGATATTACTGCTTTTTCAAAACCTTCGATTGCTATTATAGATATAGTAAATTTTAGTTTAATAAATGATTTATATTCCCATAAAAAAGGAGATAAACTTCTTCAAACTATTGCGAAACGATTAAAAAAAGAGTTGATTAACTATAAAAATTATAGTGTATATAGAGTTCATTCTGATGAATTTGCTATTTTGGGTAATTTTGAAGATAGAGAGGATTTTATAAAAAATATAAAAAATATTTTAAAATCAGTAACAAAAGAACCTATAAAGTTAAGGGATAAAAATATTTATGTTGATTTTAAATATGTTTTTTCATTCGAAGATAAAAAATATTTATTAGAGAGTGCTAATATGATAAAAAAGCATTCTCAAAAGTTTAAATATGAGATTATATATAGCAAAGATTTGCAACTTGAAAAATTTTATGAGAATAATAGGATTTGGGCAGTAAGAATAAAGAATGCATTAAATGATGATAGAATAGTTCCTTTTTATCAGGCTATTTATAATACAAAAACAAAAAAAATAGAAAAATATGAATGTTTAGTTAGATTAATTGAAAAAGATGGAAAGGTCTATTCTCCATTTTATTTTTTAGATATAGCTAAGAAATCTAGACAGTATTTATTGATTACAAAAAAAGTAATTGAAAAATCTTTTGAATATTTTAAGGATAAAGATTTTGAATTTAGTATAAATCTAACTTTGGAAGATATAATTGATAAAAATATGAGAGAATTTATCTTAAAAAAACTACATGAATACAATATTGGACATAAAGTTGTTTTTGAAATAGTTGAAAGTGAAGAAATAGTTGACTTTGATGAAATAAATGAATTTATTGCAAACGTAAGAGAACTTGGATGTAAGATTGCAATTGATGATTTTGGAAGTGGTTACTCAAATTTTGCATATTTGATTAAATTAAAAGCTGACTATATAAACCCAGATTATGCAATAGAAGAAGCAATAAAATATTTATTTATAACTAAAAGTTATAGATTTTCTCTGTAA
- a CDS encoding IS1380 family transposase: MGELKIEYSDKKVTPFGGMKLLKNFIDKTRVIEDLKSVNLPIGFSNRAYDPINIIQGFWLAIFTGASRYIHADWLRYDTTLQTIFEIDKLPSQSTYSRFFHKFNIEKNSEIFPILQQKFLSQLDVGPLTIDLDSTVITRYGEQEGAKKGYNPKKPGRNSHHPIIAFIDQTKMIANTWMRSGNTSSLNNYDAFLNETFDICLKDKKVGLVRADSGFYSQEFLEWFEKRGINYIVAVKFYENIKYTIGNITKWIKITKGLDVASLRFKPDNGSERRYIIVRKLSEEYPKSGGKLLFDEPIYRYSAYVTNIELPVDQIYNIYNTRADCENRIKELKYDFGADNFCLKDFYATEASFRFIMMAYNIMALFKHEVVNSNMMLSTLRSYCFALGSWITEHSNQKVLKISLPQKRRTWMNGLFENVKQSQIPFKYT; this comes from the coding sequence ATGGGTGAATTAAAAATTGAGTATTCTGATAAAAAAGTTACACCATTTGGTGGGATGAAATTATTAAAAAATTTTATAGATAAAACAAGAGTAATTGAAGATTTAAAAAGTGTAAATTTACCTATTGGATTTTCAAATAGAGCATATGATCCAATAAATATTATTCAAGGATTTTGGTTAGCTATATTTACAGGAGCAAGTAGATATATCCATGCCGATTGGTTAAGATATGATACAACATTACAAACAATATTTGAAATAGATAAATTGCCAAGTCAATCAACATATAGCAGATTTTTTCATAAATTTAATATTGAAAAGAATTCTGAAATATTTCCAATATTACAACAAAAATTCCTTTCACAACTAGATGTAGGACCACTAACAATTGATTTAGATTCAACAGTAATAACAAGATATGGTGAACAAGAAGGAGCTAAGAAAGGTTATAACCCTAAAAAACCTGGTAGAAACTCACATCATCCAATTATTGCATTTATAGATCAAACAAAAATGATAGCAAATACATGGATGAGAAGTGGTAATACTAGTTCACTTAATAATTATGACGCATTTTTAAATGAGACATTTGATATATGCTTAAAAGATAAAAAAGTTGGACTTGTAAGAGCAGATAGTGGATTTTATTCACAAGAATTCTTAGAATGGTTTGAAAAAAGAGGTATTAATTATATTGTGGCTGTAAAATTTTATGAAAATATAAAATACACCATTGGAAATATAACTAAGTGGATTAAAATCACAAAAGGACTTGATGTAGCAAGCCTAAGATTTAAACCTGATAACGGAAGTGAAAGAAGATATATAATTGTTAGAAAATTAAGTGAAGAATACCCAAAATCAGGTGGTAAACTTCTATTCGATGAACCTATATATAGATATAGTGCTTATGTTACTAATATTGAACTGCCAGTTGATCAAATTTATAATATATATAACACAAGAGCTGATTGTGAAAATAGAATAAAAGAACTTAAATATGATTTTGGAGCTGATAACTTCTGCTTAAAAGATTTTTATGCCACAGAAGCCTCTTTTAGATTTATTATGATGGCATACAATATTATGGCACTTTTTAAACATGAAGTAGTAAATTCAAATATGATGCTTTCAACACTACGATCCTATTGCTTTGCATTAGGATCTTGGATAACAGAACATTCAAATCAAAAAGTACTAAAAATATCACTTCCACAAAAAAGAAGAACTTGGATGAATGGTTTATTTGAAAACGTAAAACAAAGTCAAATTCCCTTTAAGTATACATAG
- a CDS encoding IS5 family transposase, translating to MQKNLFYGSLMDMLDSKDPLVVLADTIKWSKFEDEFAQYYSKEGRPAKPIRLMVGLLLLKQLENLSDENVVIAWKRNPYFQYFCGFSDFQTALPCHSTDLVYFRNRIGKKGFEFIFKHSIEIHSNENLNESQVIADTTIQESNLTYPTDGKLAIKIINHLHKIVKVENIKLRRSYIKEIKQHRINLRFFRHPKKIIKAKASMKRLRTIAKTILRDIDRKFGDNLELHNKYATKFYLYIRVLLQEKNTKNKIYSLHEIDAYAVNKGKDHKGYEYGTKASVVTTKNSGIIVGVSAHRENEHDSKTLKLALENTISNLGSKTINEVICDRGYRGSKQIIINNETVIDISIPSNLQKKDTTKQINIKKEKFRRRAAIEPIIGHLKSDHRMQRNYLKGFLGDQINLLLAATAFNLKKWMNIYFYAFFTGNLSLLKEAYQQLQHQKELIMFLLQLKITMKFSNLDY from the coding sequence GTGCAGAAAAATCTCTTTTATGGTTCATTAATGGATATGTTAGATTCAAAAGATCCTTTAGTTGTTTTAGCAGATACAATTAAGTGGTCGAAATTTGAAGATGAATTTGCACAATATTACTCTAAAGAGGGAAGACCAGCTAAACCAATTCGTTTAATGGTTGGATTACTATTACTAAAACAGTTAGAAAATCTTAGTGATGAAAATGTAGTTATTGCTTGGAAAAGAAATCCATACTTTCAATATTTCTGTGGATTTAGTGATTTCCAAACAGCATTACCATGTCATAGTACTGATTTAGTTTATTTTAGAAATAGAATAGGTAAAAAAGGATTTGAATTTATTTTTAAACATAGTATTGAAATTCATAGTAATGAAAATCTAAATGAATCACAAGTAATAGCTGATACAACTATTCAAGAGAGTAATTTAACCTACCCAACAGATGGTAAACTAGCAATTAAAATAATTAACCATTTGCATAAAATAGTAAAAGTTGAAAATATTAAACTAAGAAGAAGCTATATCAAAGAGATAAAACAACATAGAATAAATTTAAGATTCTTTAGACATCCAAAAAAGATTATAAAAGCAAAAGCTTCTATGAAAAGACTCAGAACAATTGCAAAAACAATTCTTAGAGATATTGATAGAAAATTTGGTGATAATCTTGAACTTCATAATAAATATGCTACTAAATTTTACTTGTACATAAGAGTACTTTTACAAGAGAAAAATACAAAGAATAAAATTTACTCTTTACATGAAATAGATGCATATGCAGTAAATAAAGGTAAAGACCATAAAGGTTATGAATATGGTACAAAAGCTTCTGTTGTAACAACTAAAAATTCAGGAATTATTGTTGGAGTTTCTGCACATAGAGAAAATGAACATGATAGTAAAACTCTAAAGTTAGCATTAGAAAATACAATTTCAAATTTAGGATCTAAAACTATAAATGAAGTTATTTGTGATAGAGGATATAGAGGAAGTAAACAAATAATAATCAATAATGAAACTGTTATTGATATCTCAATACCAAGTAATTTACAAAAGAAAGATACAACTAAACAAATTAATATCAAAAAAGAGAAATTTAGAAGAAGAGCAGCAATAGAACCTATTATTGGACACTTAAAATCTGATCATAGAATGCAAAGAAATTATCTTAAAGGATTTCTTGGCGACCAGATTAATCTTTTACTAGCAGCAACAGCATTTAATCTAAAAAAGTGGATGAATATCTACTTTTATGCATTTTTTACAGGAAATTTATCTTTATTAAAAGAAGCTTATCAACAATTGCAACACCAAAAAGAACTGATTATGTTCTTATTGCAACTAAAAATCACCATGAAATTTTCAAATTTGGATTATTAA
- a CDS encoding EAL domain-containing protein gives MCFSGLTNYFNIVKTILEFAKLQNIKTVAEFVSQKEILEKVTSMGIDYAQGFYIHEPSNKILI, from the coding sequence GTGTGTTTTTCAGGACTGACTAATTATTTCAATATTGTAAAAACAATTTTAGAATTTGCTAAACTTCAAAATATTAAAACAGTTGCTGAATTTGTATCTCAAAAAGAGATTCTGGAAAAAGTTACTAGTATGGGAATAGATTATGCTCAAGGTTTCTATATACATGAGCCAAGTAATAAGATTTTGATTTGA
- a CDS encoding NADPH-dependent FMN reductase has protein sequence MSKIGIIVASSNNNLKLGLKFQELAKNLNVETELINLVDYNLPLYSTNEEEKNGIPESVLDLATKIMDLKAFIIVAPEYNGVMPPVLNNAMAWTSRATKNWRDAFDDKDVALATHSGGGGQKGLQAMRIMFQHLGANILAREILTTYEKALNEDAAKAVILKLAKLTNA, from the coding sequence ATGTCAAAAATAGGAATCATTGTAGCTAGTTCAAATAATAATTTAAAATTAGGTTTAAAATTTCAAGAATTAGCAAAAAATTTAAATGTAGAAACTGAACTTATAAATTTGGTTGATTATAATCTTCCACTTTATAGTACAAACGAAGAAGAAAAAAATGGAATTCCTGAATCTGTTTTAGATTTAGCAACGAAAATTATGGATTTAAAAGCTTTTATAATTGTAGCACCAGAATATAACGGAGTTATGCCCCCTGTTTTAAACAATGCTATGGCTTGGACTTCAAGAGCAACAAAAAACTGGAGAGATGCTTTTGATGATAAAGATGTAGCATTGGCAACGCACAGCGGTGGTGGAGGACAAAAAGGTCTTCAAGCAATGAGAATTATGTTCCAACACCTTGGAGCAAATATTTTAGCTAGAGAAATTCTTACTACTTATGAAAAAGCACTAAATGAAGATGCAGCAAAAGCTGTAATTTTAAAATTAGCTAAACTTACAAACGCTTAA
- a CDS encoding sensor histidine kinase yields the protein MDKEKEQQLLKIIRYAPVVLILFLTSILVLFLYIENKREFLNEKKDLEKKFYLQNANMIKDEVNRAYSYVQYIQENSEKELRTSIKSKAYEAHSIASNIYEKYKDIKNRNEIIEIIKITLDKIRYNEGRGYFYIIDEFGNMLLTPLDKEGEGKNYLEYKDDNGYAFVKTIVNTLNNKGERYDEYYWNNPTTNLSSRKIAFYKYFEPLNFVIGTGEYFDEYNDNVQRKVVDYLNTIKFGKSGNIFIITKEGVYLNKDEQLINSKDKFDSLVSARKINFQGMIDAANSKVDNFYKYEEKYANSNVDYKVNKISYVKALSSWDWIIGALFYEDDVDFEIIEVKKKLDKDFEQNIKDTLVGSVILIIFLLIISYYVSKYIEKKFIKYKEELSSRQALLFQQSKMATMGEMIGNIAHQWRQPLSVITASASGMLIQKEMGTLTDAFFLESTKKINASAFYLSQTIDDFRNFFSPNKEKENFKIVNTISKTLDLISVQLNTKDIFIIKNIQDVEIFSHENKLIQALINILNNARDELINKDYEKYIFIDVYKKHEQLKIIIKDNAGGVEKENLSKIFNPYFTTKDKNQGTGIGLYMTQEIILQLNGEISVQNVEFNYNKQKYKGAEFTITLNV from the coding sequence ATGGATAAAGAAAAAGAACAACAACTATTAAAAATTATAAGATACGCACCAGTTGTTTTGATCCTATTTTTGACTTCTATTTTAGTTCTTTTTTTATATATAGAAAATAAAAGAGAATTTTTAAATGAAAAAAAAGATTTGGAAAAGAAATTTTATTTACAAAATGCAAATATGATAAAAGATGAAGTAAATAGGGCTTATTCATATGTACAATATATCCAAGAAAATTCAGAAAAAGAACTTAGAACTTCAATAAAAAGTAAAGCTTATGAGGCTCACTCAATAGCCTCAAATATTTATGAAAAATATAAAGATATAAAAAATAGAAATGAAATTATTGAAATTATAAAAATTACTCTAGATAAAATAAGATATAACGAAGGAAGGGGTTATTTTTATATTATTGATGAATTTGGCAATATGCTTTTAACTCCACTTGATAAAGAAGGAGAGGGAAAGAATTATTTAGAATATAAAGATGATAATGGTTATGCATTTGTAAAAACAATAGTTAACACTCTAAATAATAAAGGTGAAAGATATGATGAATATTATTGGAATAATCCAACTACTAATCTATCTTCAAGAAAAATCGCATTCTATAAATATTTTGAACCATTAAATTTTGTAATTGGAACAGGAGAATATTTTGATGAATATAATGATAATGTTCAACGAAAAGTAGTTGATTATTTAAATACTATAAAGTTTGGTAAAAGTGGAAATATTTTTATCATTACAAAAGAAGGTGTATATTTAAATAAAGATGAACAACTTATAAACTCAAAAGATAAGTTCGATAGTCTTGTATCTGCAAGAAAAATTAATTTTCAAGGTATGATAGATGCTGCAAATTCAAAAGTTGATAATTTTTATAAATATGAAGAAAAATACGCTAATTCAAATGTAGATTACAAAGTAAATAAAATCAGTTATGTAAAAGCGCTTAGTAGTTGGGATTGGATTATTGGTGCTTTATTTTATGAAGATGATGTAGATTTTGAAATAATTGAGGTAAAGAAAAAACTTGATAAAGATTTTGAGCAAAATATAAAAGATACTTTAGTTGGTAGTGTTATATTAATTATATTTTTACTAATAATCTCTTATTACGTTTCAAAATATATTGAAAAGAAGTTTATAAAATATAAAGAAGAGTTAAGTAGTAGACAAGCACTACTTTTTCAACAATCAAAAATGGCAACTATGGGAGAAATGATCGGAAATATAGCTCATCAATGGAGACAACCATTGTCTGTTATTACCGCATCAGCAAGTGGTATGTTAATTCAAAAAGAGATGGGAACTCTTACTGATGCATTTTTTTTAGAATCTACTAAAAAAATAAACGCTTCAGCATTTTATCTTTCTCAAACAATAGATGATTTTAGAAATTTCTTTAGTCCAAATAAAGAGAAAGAAAATTTTAAAATTGTAAATACAATATCAAAAACTTTGGATTTAATTTCAGTTCAATTAAATACTAAAGATATATTTATTATAAAAAATATTCAAGATGTAGAGATTTTTTCTCATGAAAATAAATTAATTCAAGCTTTAATAAATATATTAAATAATGCAAGAGATGAGTTAATTAATAAAGATTATGAAAAGTATATTTTTATTGATGTCTATAAAAAACACGAGCAATTAAAGATTATTATAAAAGATAATGCGGGTGGAGTTGAGAAAGAAAATTTATCAAAAATATTTAATCCATATTTCACTACAAAAGATAAAAATCAAGGTACAGGGATAGGTTTATATATGACTCAAGAGATTATTTTACAGTTGAATGGAGAAATTTCTGTTCAAAATGTTGAGTTTAATTATAATAAACAAAAATACAAAGGTGCTGAATTTACTATTACTTTAAATGTTTAA
- a CDS encoding metal ABC transporter ATP-binding protein, with translation MNLIQIENLTHYYGNTKALENVNLTIKNSDFLAIIGPNGGGKSTLLKIILELLPLQKGKLTKNIKNSEVGYVPQNTNLNTDFPITALEVVLMGHIKTKRKLFGYAKEDIDCALSSLKQVGMEKFADKKIGDLSGGQRQRVFIARALCSNPKILMLDEPTASIDVQGQQDIYELLRELNKSIAIVVVSHDLSILLNYAKDVAHVNRSLVYHSLKDVQRNVTLGDDHLCEVELLSALGKTQMCCNHKH, from the coding sequence ATGAATTTAATACAAATAGAAAATTTAACACATTATTATGGAAACACAAAAGCTTTAGAAAATGTAAATCTTACTATAAAAAATAGTGATTTTCTAGCCATCATTGGACCAAATGGTGGTGGAAAATCTACTCTTCTTAAGATTATTTTAGAACTCTTACCTCTTCAAAAGGGAAAATTGACAAAAAATATAAAAAATAGTGAAGTAGGGTATGTTCCTCAAAATACAAATTTAAATACAGATTTTCCAATAACAGCTTTAGAAGTTGTTTTAATGGGACATATAAAAACTAAAAGAAAGCTATTTGGTTATGCAAAAGAAGATATTGATTGTGCTTTAAGTTCTTTAAAACAAGTAGGAATGGAAAAATTTGCAGATAAAAAAATTGGAGATTTAAGTGGAGGGCAAAGACAAAGAGTTTTTATTGCTCGTGCTTTGTGTTCAAATCCAAAAATACTAATGTTAGATGAGCCAACAGCTAGCATTGATGTGCAAGGTCAGCAAGATATATATGAACTTTTAAGAGAGCTTAATAAATCTATAGCAATAGTTGTTGTGAGTCATGATTTATCAATTTTATTAAATTATGCAAAAGATGTAGCTCATGTCAATAGAAGTTTGGTTTATCATAGTCTAAAAGATGTTCAAAGAAATGTTACTTTAGGTGATGATCATTTATGTGAAGTTGAGTTGTTGTCAGCTTTAGGAAAAACACAAATGTGTTGCAATCATAAGCATTAA
- a CDS encoding metal ABC transporter permease, which produces MLEVLQYDFIQNAIIAGILISIAAGIIGSLVVVNKITFLTGGIAHSAYGGIGLAVYLGIPILFGATIFAIITAILIAIITLKNKSRIDAIIGMMWASGMAIGIVFIDITPGYNVDLMSYLFGSIIAVSSEDLIFMTLLDIFIIIIVVFFYKPILAVSYDSEFAGLRGINVKFFYTLILILASLCVVAAIKAVGLILVIALLTIPTYLAETFANKLSNMMIISSILATMFTLCGLVISYLYDISSGASIIMVSVVALATIKILKNKKERRKNQ; this is translated from the coding sequence ATGTTAGAAGTTTTACAATATGATTTTATACAAAATGCAATAATTGCAGGAATCTTAATTTCAATTGCAGCTGGAATTATTGGAAGTTTAGTTGTAGTAAATAAAATTACTTTTTTAACAGGTGGAATTGCTCATAGTGCTTATGGAGGAATTGGTCTTGCTGTTTATTTAGGAATTCCAATACTTTTTGGAGCTACTATTTTTGCCATTATTACTGCTATTTTAATTGCTATCATTACTTTAAAAAATAAAAGTAGAATAGATGCAATTATTGGAATGATGTGGGCAAGTGGAATGGCCATAGGAATAGTATTTATTGATATAACACCAGGCTATAATGTTGATTTAATGAGCTACTTATTTGGAAGTATTATTGCTGTATCTAGTGAAGATTTAATTTTTATGACTTTACTTGATATTTTTATTATAATAATTGTTGTATTTTTTTATAAACCAATTTTAGCAGTGTCTTATGATAGTGAGTTTGCAGGTTTACGAGGAATAAATGTAAAGTTTTTTTATACACTTATTTTGATTTTAGCAAGTTTGTGTGTAGTTGCTGCAATAAAGGCAGTTGGACTCATTTTAGTTATTGCTCTTCTTACAATTCCAACATATTTAGCAGAAACTTTCGCAAATAAATTATCAAATATGATGATTATTAGCTCAATTTTAGCTACAATGTTTACACTTTGTGGGTTAGTTATCTCATATTTGTATGATATTAGTTCAGGTGCTAGTATTATAATGGTCAGTGTTGTTGCTTTGGCAACTATAAAAATATTAAAAAATAAAAAAGAAAGACGGAAAAACCAATGA
- a CDS encoding CvfB family protein: protein MNEKLKQGVVNTLRVNRVSEPGIYLISGDETEVLLPNIYVEKSMQIGSLVDVFIYTDSEDRLVATTLKPYLYLNEFANLKIVDSAKFGYFVDIGLAKDLLVPKNRQKGTFTVGSYKVLQMQFDERTSRLIASEKYILQSEPKNLKQNDEVEIILYSKTPLGYKVIVNNLYEGMIFHSEVFENLRIGDKKRAYVKKVREDNKLDISLQKIGQKIDDNKIIEVLKNNGGEISFTYKSDAEDIKKVFGMSKKSYKATLTKLIEDKKIVLLSDKIKLFN from the coding sequence ATGAATGAAAAATTAAAACAAGGTGTTGTAAACACTTTAAGAGTAAATAGAGTTAGTGAACCAGGAATTTACTTAATAAGTGGTGATGAAACAGAAGTTTTATTGCCAAATATTTATGTTGAAAAATCTATGCAAATAGGAAGTTTAGTTGATGTGTTTATATATACAGATAGTGAAGATAGACTAGTTGCTACTACTTTGAAACCATATTTGTATTTAAATGAGTTTGCTAATTTAAAAATAGTTGATAGTGCGAAATTTGGATATTTTGTAGATATTGGATTAGCGAAAGATTTGTTGGTTCCAAAAAATAGACAAAAAGGTACTTTTACTGTAGGTTCGTATAAAGTTTTACAAATGCAATTTGATGAAAGAACAAGTAGGTTAATTGCAAGTGAAAAATATATTTTACAAAGTGAACCAAAAAATTTAAAGCAAAATGATGAAGTAGAAATAATTTTATATTCAAAAACACCTTTAGGTTATAAGGTTATTGTAAACAATCTTTATGAAGGAATGATTTTTCATTCAGAAGTTTTCGAAAATTTAAGAATTGGTGATAAAAAAAGAGCTTATGTTAAAAAAGTTAGAGAAGATAACAAATTAGATATAAGTTTACAAAAAATTGGTCAAAAAATAGATGATAATAAAATTATTGAAGTTTTAAAAAACAATGGTGGAGAGATAAGTTTTACTTACAAAAGCGATGCTGAAGACATAAAAAAAGTTTTTGGAATGAGTAAAAAATCTTATAAAGCTACATTAACAAAACTAATAGAAGATAAAAAAATAGTTTTATTAAGTGATAAAATCAAACTTTTTAATTAA
- the prx-suh gene encoding thiol peroxidase Prx-SUH — translation MATVKFKGELEVSLNGTELNLGDIAPVVSAVAADLSDIQIGGQKGKAQIILSVPSLDTGVCAAEARKFNEAASKLDNAEVIVVSMDLPFAMKRFCTTEGIENLKVASDFRAKAFAKSYGVLQANGPLAGLTARAVFIVNPSGKITYKEIVPEITNEPNYDAVLAAASEATSTSCCGSCH, via the coding sequence ATGGCAACAGTAAAATTCAAAGGTGAATTGGAAGTAAGTTTAAATGGTACAGAGTTAAACCTTGGAGATATTGCTCCAGTTGTTTCAGCAGTAGCAGCTGATTTAAGTGATATTCAAATTGGTGGTCAAAAAGGTAAAGCTCAAATTATTTTATCAGTTCCATCTTTAGATACAGGTGTTTGTGCTGCAGAAGCTAGAAAATTTAATGAAGCTGCATCGAAACTTGATAATGCTGAAGTTATTGTAGTTTCTATGGATTTACCTTTTGCTATGAAAAGATTTTGTACAACAGAAGGTATAGAAAATTTAAAAGTTGCTTCTGATTTTAGAGCAAAAGCATTTGCTAAATCTTATGGAGTTTTACAAGCAAATGGACCATTAGCAGGACTTACTGCAAGAGCAGTATTTATTGTAAATCCATCTGGAAAAATTACATATAAAGAGATTGTTCCTGAAATTACAAATGAACCAAATTACGATGCAGTTTTAGCAGCAGCATCTGAAGCTACTTCAACTTCTTGTTGTGGAAGTTGTCACTAA